A portion of the Micromonospora vinacea genome contains these proteins:
- a CDS encoding sugar ABC transporter substrate-binding protein has translation MRIRTAGVVALFALALAASGCGGDSDEPAAKDTPKAAGGKLVIWADDKRTAALKPFAEKFGQENGVSVEVQAVPNEDLQKNFVTVSSQGGGPDVVIGAHDWIGNLVQNGAIDPVQLSDEQKAAFNETAVKAVTFNGQLYGVPYAQENLALIRNTELAPEAPKTIEDLVATGKQLKAQKKVTETLCLQVGQKGDAYHIYPLYTSAGGYLFGTTANGDYDPKDLGVGKPESIAAFKKIAALGEKGEGVLKRSIADTNSTATFTGKKCAFLVSGPWATADVKKAGITYDISAVPGFAGGKPAAPFVGVQSFYVAAKGKNKALAQEFVANHVTKPDLAVALYQADPRPPALTAALDQVKSSDPDLAKFIEAGKNGQVLPAIPAMAAIWDPFGKAEAAVIGGADPTSTVTAAGKTIAGSIK, from the coding sequence ATGCGCATCCGTACCGCGGGTGTGGTCGCCCTCTTCGCCCTGGCGCTCGCCGCCTCAGGCTGCGGTGGCGACAGCGACGAGCCGGCCGCGAAGGACACCCCCAAGGCCGCCGGCGGCAAGCTGGTGATCTGGGCGGACGACAAACGGACCGCCGCCCTCAAGCCGTTCGCCGAGAAGTTCGGCCAGGAGAACGGCGTCAGCGTCGAGGTCCAGGCCGTCCCGAACGAGGACCTCCAGAAAAACTTCGTGACCGTGTCGAGCCAGGGCGGCGGCCCGGACGTGGTGATCGGCGCGCACGACTGGATCGGCAACCTGGTCCAGAACGGTGCCATCGACCCGGTGCAGCTGTCCGACGAGCAGAAGGCCGCCTTCAACGAGACCGCCGTCAAGGCCGTCACGTTCAACGGCCAGCTCTACGGCGTGCCCTATGCCCAGGAGAACCTGGCCCTGATCCGCAACACCGAACTGGCCCCCGAGGCACCGAAGACGATCGAGGACCTGGTCGCCACCGGCAAGCAGCTCAAGGCGCAGAAGAAGGTCACCGAGACGCTCTGCCTCCAGGTCGGCCAGAAGGGCGACGCGTACCACATCTACCCGCTGTACACCTCGGCCGGCGGTTACCTCTTCGGCACCACCGCCAACGGCGACTACGACCCGAAGGACCTGGGCGTGGGCAAGCCCGAGTCGATCGCCGCGTTCAAGAAGATCGCCGCGCTCGGCGAGAAGGGCGAGGGCGTGCTGAAGCGCTCGATCGCCGACACCAACTCGACCGCCACCTTCACCGGCAAGAAGTGCGCGTTCCTGGTCTCCGGGCCGTGGGCCACCGCCGACGTGAAGAAGGCCGGCATCACGTACGACATCTCCGCCGTTCCCGGCTTCGCCGGCGGCAAGCCGGCCGCGCCGTTCGTGGGCGTCCAATCCTTCTACGTGGCGGCCAAGGGCAAGAACAAGGCTCTCGCCCAGGAGTTCGTCGCCAACCACGTCACCAAGCCGGACCTGGCCGTGGCGCTCTACCAGGCCGACCCGCGCCCGCCGGCGCTGACCGCCGCGCTGGACCAGGTCAAGAGCAGCGACCCGGACCTGGCCAAGTTCATCGAGGCCGGCAAGAACGGCCAGGTGCTCCCGGCCATCCCGGCCATGGCCGCGATCTGGGACCCGTTCGGCAAGGCCGAGGCCGCCGTCATCGGCGGCGCCGACCCGACCAGCACGGTTACCGCAGCCGGCAAGACGATCGCCGGTTCGATCAAGTAA
- a CDS encoding ABC transporter permease subunit: protein MSTPLSGPGSAQQAPGRGPVRTGSPRTSRTARNHAPITAAGLAAKVILLGLVAGIAIWAAFPLVAAEKWVGLAVLVLTTAALFYLYLGRRHVPAKYLIPGTLFLIAFQVVPVLYTASTAFTNFGDGHRGSKDDAIVAIQTSSVRQVPGSTQYPLSVATKGDPATGALVFLITKPGTDTVSVGDAGGLRPLEPGAATVGAGGKVTAADGYTVLNFGQASARSKDITDLVVPTAGGALRSSGLSRAYEGKAVRAYDAGCDCVKDSDSGKTWTADGEVGAFVAADGERLAQGWKVNVGLSNFTRVLTDERISGPFLGTLIWNFAFAIGSTGSTFILGMLIALALHSPRMRGTNLYRMLLILPYAMPSFAMLLVWRDMFNTDFGLINNLFGLSVDWFGQDWSARAAVILVQLWLGYPYMFLVATGALQAIPRELTEATSVDGASRWQSFRAVTLPLLLVALSPLLISSFAFNFNNFNAIYLTTEGAPFPADNPSNGATDLLITYTYRLAFGGQAAQFGFAAAISLFIFAIVAVVSVVSFRRTRQQEEVYA from the coding sequence ATGAGCACACCGCTGTCCGGCCCGGGGTCTGCCCAGCAGGCCCCGGGCCGGGGGCCCGTCCGCACCGGGTCCCCGCGCACCTCCCGTACCGCGCGGAACCACGCGCCGATCACCGCGGCCGGCCTTGCCGCGAAGGTGATCCTGCTCGGCCTGGTGGCCGGGATCGCGATCTGGGCGGCCTTCCCGCTCGTGGCGGCCGAGAAGTGGGTCGGGCTGGCAGTGCTGGTGCTGACCACCGCCGCACTGTTCTATCTGTACCTGGGCCGCCGGCACGTCCCGGCGAAGTACCTCATCCCCGGCACGCTCTTCCTGATCGCCTTCCAGGTCGTGCCGGTGCTCTACACCGCTAGTACGGCCTTCACCAACTTCGGCGACGGCCACCGCGGCAGCAAGGACGACGCGATCGTCGCGATCCAGACCTCCTCGGTCAGGCAGGTCCCGGGGTCCACCCAGTACCCGTTGTCGGTCGCCACCAAGGGCGACCCGGCCACCGGTGCCCTGGTCTTCCTGATCACCAAGCCAGGAACCGACACGGTCTCCGTCGGCGACGCCGGGGGCCTGCGCCCGCTCGAGCCCGGCGCGGCCACCGTCGGCGCCGGCGGGAAGGTCACCGCGGCCGACGGCTACACCGTGCTGAACTTCGGCCAGGCCAGCGCCCGCAGCAAGGACATCACGGACCTGGTGGTGCCGACCGCCGGAGGCGCGCTGCGCTCGTCCGGCCTGTCTCGGGCGTACGAGGGCAAGGCCGTCCGGGCGTACGACGCCGGCTGCGACTGCGTCAAGGACAGCGACAGCGGCAAGACCTGGACCGCGGACGGCGAGGTCGGCGCGTTCGTCGCCGCCGACGGCGAGCGGCTGGCCCAGGGTTGGAAGGTGAACGTCGGGCTGTCCAACTTCACCCGGGTGCTCACCGACGAGCGGATCTCCGGGCCGTTCCTCGGCACGCTGATCTGGAACTTCGCCTTCGCCATCGGCTCCACCGGCAGCACGTTCATCCTCGGCATGCTGATCGCCCTGGCGCTGCACTCGCCCCGAATGCGGGGCACCAACCTCTACCGGATGTTGCTGATCCTGCCGTACGCCATGCCGTCCTTCGCGATGCTGCTGGTCTGGCGGGACATGTTCAACACCGACTTCGGGCTGATCAACAATCTGTTCGGGCTCAGCGTCGACTGGTTCGGGCAGGACTGGTCCGCCCGCGCCGCGGTGATCCTGGTGCAGCTCTGGCTCGGCTACCCGTACATGTTCCTGGTGGCCACCGGCGCGCTACAGGCCATCCCACGGGAGTTGACAGAGGCCACCTCGGTCGACGGGGCGTCGCGCTGGCAGTCGTTCCGGGCGGTCACCCTGCCACTGCTGCTGGTCGCGCTCTCGCCGCTGCTGATCTCGTCGTTCGCGTTCAACTTCAACAACTTCAACGCGATCTACCTGACCACCGAGGGCGCGCCGTTCCCCGCGGACAACCCCAGCAACGGCGCCACCGACCTGCTGATCACCTACACCTACCGGCTGGCGTTCGGTGGGCAGGCCGCACAGTTCGGCTTCGCCGCGGCCATCTCGCTGTTCATCTTCGCCATCGTCGCGGTGGTGTCGGTGGTCAGCTTCCGGCGGACCCGCCAACAGGAGGAGGTGTATGCATGA
- a CDS encoding sugar ABC transporter permease gives MTMLTGAAVTGGANGPAAVNRNPGKRRKRWFAEVGWRHLVGLLGVLFSLFPLVFVVSAALNPLGTLSSTELVPTGGVSLENFGNLFARTEFADWFLNSLLVAGGAAFASVFLSALAAYAFSRMRFQGRRVGLLSLLLIQMFPQFLAIVAIFLIFGTITDLWPAIGFNTPWGLLLLYLGGALGVNTWLMKGFFDTLPRELDESATVDGASHAQVFFRIMLPLVAPILAVTGLLAFINTINEFLMASVFLTDTDAKTLAVGMRGMLQGGERNTNFGIFAAGTLLTAIPTVLVFQFLQRYIVSGLTSGAVKG, from the coding sequence ATGACCATGCTCACCGGTGCCGCCGTCACGGGCGGCGCGAACGGCCCGGCGGCGGTCAACCGCAACCCGGGCAAGCGTAGGAAGCGATGGTTCGCCGAGGTCGGCTGGCGGCACCTGGTCGGCCTGCTCGGCGTGCTGTTCAGTCTCTTTCCGCTCGTGTTCGTCGTCTCGGCGGCGCTCAATCCGCTCGGCACCCTGTCGTCCACCGAGTTGGTGCCGACCGGCGGGGTGTCGTTGGAGAACTTCGGGAATCTGTTCGCGCGCACCGAGTTCGCTGACTGGTTCCTGAACTCGCTGCTCGTCGCCGGTGGGGCCGCGTTCGCCTCGGTCTTCCTCTCCGCGCTCGCGGCGTACGCCTTCTCCCGGATGCGGTTCCAGGGCCGACGGGTGGGGTTGCTGTCACTGCTGTTGATCCAGATGTTCCCGCAGTTCCTGGCGATCGTTGCGATCTTCTTGATCTTCGGCACGATCACCGACCTGTGGCCGGCCATCGGCTTCAACACCCCGTGGGGTCTGTTGCTGCTCTACCTGGGTGGCGCGCTGGGCGTGAACACCTGGCTGATGAAGGGCTTCTTCGACACCCTGCCCCGGGAGTTGGACGAGTCGGCCACCGTGGACGGCGCCTCACACGCCCAGGTCTTCTTCCGGATCATGCTGCCGTTGGTGGCGCCGATCCTCGCGGTGACCGGGCTGCTCGCCTTCATCAACACCATCAACGAGTTCCTGATGGCGAGCGTCTTCCTCACCGACACTGATGCCAAGACTCTCGCGGTCGGCATGCGGGGCATGTTGCAGGGCGGCGAGCGGAACACCAACTTCGGGATCTTCGCGGCCGGCACCCTGTTGACCGCGATCCCGACGGTGCTGGTCTTCCAGTTCCTCCAGCGGTACATCGTCTCCGGGTTGACCTCGGGAGCCGTCAAGGGTTGA
- a CDS encoding glycosyltransferase family 2 protein yields the protein MQLSILMPVYNEAERVAEALKQALAVPYPCEIEIVVVDDGSTDETAEILARMDDPRLRVVTHPRNAGKGAAIKTAVDSARGEYMVILDADLEYDPQDIPKLLAPVLEGHATVVYGNRTFGSHSAYSFWYVVGNRGVTTAANVLFNSYIGDLETCFKLMPVELYRSLDIRSRGFGMEAEVTGKLLRRRIRPYDVPITYRARGRDEGKKITWRDGVEALWILGRERARRRPGSIPAKALADR from the coding sequence GTGCAACTGTCGATCTTGATGCCGGTCTACAACGAAGCGGAACGCGTCGCGGAGGCCCTCAAGCAGGCCCTCGCCGTGCCGTACCCGTGTGAGATCGAGATCGTGGTGGTCGACGACGGCAGTACGGACGAGACCGCGGAGATCCTCGCCCGGATGGACGACCCGCGGCTGCGGGTGGTGACGCACCCGCGCAACGCGGGCAAGGGCGCGGCGATCAAAACGGCAGTGGACAGCGCCCGGGGCGAGTACATGGTGATCCTGGACGCCGACCTGGAGTACGACCCCCAGGACATTCCGAAGCTGCTGGCGCCGGTGCTGGAGGGGCACGCGACAGTCGTCTACGGCAACCGCACCTTCGGCAGCCACAGCGCCTACAGCTTCTGGTACGTGGTCGGAAACCGGGGTGTCACCACCGCGGCGAACGTTTTGTTCAACTCCTACATCGGCGACCTGGAGACGTGCTTCAAACTGATGCCGGTGGAGCTGTACCGATCGCTGGACATCCGGTCCCGTGGGTTCGGCATGGAGGCCGAGGTGACGGGCAAGCTGCTGCGACGGCGGATCCGCCCCTACGACGTGCCGATCACCTACCGGGCGCGGGGTCGCGACGAGGGCAAGAAGATCACCTGGCGGGACGGGGTGGAGGCGTTGTGGATCCTGGGCCGGGAACGAGCCCGACGTCGTCCCGGCAGCATCCCCGCCAAGGCGCTCGCTGACCGATGA
- a CDS encoding BMP family lipoprotein — protein MRIASIFAVGGLALTAAACGEAPKDDNNAGSGAKKFSACMVTDVGGIDDKSFNTSAWKGLQEAKAANDNIDIKFVASKAEADYEPNLTQYVNQKCDFILAVGGLMGDATSKIAKANPNQQFGIVDANPGDANVYPMQFDTAQAAFQAGYLAAGMSKSGKVGTYGGLPIPPVTIFMDGFVDGVKYFNTTKGKNVQALGWNKETQKGSFTNDFAKQDEGKKVSDALVAQGADIIMPVAGGSGLGTTAAAKASGGKYSTIWVDVDGCESTPDCSAIITTVVKNIPEAVKEAVIKAAGGEKLEAKPGFVGTLANTGVSIAPYHDFDSKVPAELKAEVDKIKADIAAGTITVTSKAQPTK, from the coding sequence ATGCGGATCGCCTCGATCTTCGCGGTGGGTGGGCTCGCGCTCACCGCCGCCGCTTGTGGCGAGGCCCCCAAGGATGACAACAACGCCGGCAGTGGCGCCAAGAAGTTCAGCGCCTGCATGGTGACCGACGTCGGCGGCATCGACGACAAGTCGTTCAACACCTCGGCCTGGAAGGGTCTGCAGGAGGCCAAGGCCGCCAACGACAACATCGACATCAAGTTCGTCGCGTCGAAGGCCGAGGCCGACTACGAGCCGAACCTGACGCAGTACGTCAACCAGAAGTGCGACTTCATCCTGGCGGTCGGTGGCCTGATGGGCGACGCCACCTCGAAGATCGCCAAGGCGAACCCGAACCAGCAGTTCGGCATCGTCGACGCCAACCCGGGTGACGCCAACGTCTACCCGATGCAGTTCGACACCGCCCAGGCCGCGTTCCAGGCCGGCTACCTGGCCGCCGGGATGAGCAAGAGCGGCAAGGTGGGCACCTACGGTGGTCTGCCGATCCCGCCGGTCACCATCTTCATGGACGGCTTCGTCGACGGTGTGAAGTACTTCAACACCACCAAGGGCAAGAACGTCCAGGCGCTGGGTTGGAACAAGGAGACCCAGAAGGGCTCCTTCACCAACGACTTCGCCAAGCAGGACGAGGGCAAGAAGGTCTCCGACGCGCTGGTCGCCCAGGGCGCGGACATCATCATGCCGGTCGCCGGCGGCTCCGGCCTCGGCACCACCGCCGCCGCCAAGGCGTCCGGTGGCAAGTACAGCACCATCTGGGTGGACGTCGACGGCTGCGAGAGCACCCCGGACTGCTCGGCGATCATCACCACGGTCGTCAAGAACATCCCGGAGGCCGTCAAGGAGGCCGTGATCAAGGCCGCCGGGGGCGAGAAGCTGGAGGCCAAGCCGGGCTTCGTCGGCACCCTGGCCAACACCGGTGTCTCGATCGCCCCGTACCACGACTTCGACAGCAAGGTTCCGGCCGAGCTGAAGGCCGAGGTCGACAAGATCAAGGCGGACATCGCCGCCGGCACCATCACCGTCACCTCGAAGGCCCAGCCGACCAAGTGA
- a CDS encoding ABC transporter ATP-binding protein — protein MDLTVEPGEIHALLGENGAGKSTLMNVLYGLYQPDEGEILVDGKPLKLKGPSDAIGAGIGMVHQHFMLVPVFTVAENIMLGAEQVRGGIAGFLDRRRARREVTEVSERYNLRVDPDAVIEDLPVGIQQRVEIVKALTRDVDLLILDEPTAVLTPQETEELLTVMRSLKAAGKSIVFITHKLGEVKAIADRITVIRRGKTVGTASPEASRDELAALMVGRNVRLTVDKTPATPGEPVLEVAGLVVDDDRQIRAVDGVDLTVRAGEVLGVAGVQGNGQTELIEAVMGLRPVLAGTISLAGDRIDGWKPKKVLRAGVGYVPEDRSVDGLVKEFSVAENLVLDIYDRPPFGAGLALKPDAIAASAKERIEQFDVRTSSADAAVGTLSGGNQQKVIVARELSRPLKLLIAAQPTRGVDVGSIEFIHSQIIHERDIGTAVMVVSSELDEVIGLADRIAVMYRGRIIGIVGPDTPREEIGLLMAGISPDAAHERNTDAVPGDGPATDGSPASDPGSASEDEA, from the coding sequence ATCGACCTGACGGTGGAGCCTGGAGAGATTCACGCCCTCCTCGGCGAGAACGGCGCGGGCAAGTCGACCCTGATGAACGTGCTCTACGGGCTCTACCAGCCCGACGAGGGCGAGATCCTGGTCGACGGCAAGCCGCTGAAGCTGAAGGGCCCTTCCGACGCGATCGGGGCCGGGATCGGCATGGTGCACCAGCACTTCATGCTGGTGCCGGTGTTCACCGTCGCCGAGAACATCATGCTCGGCGCCGAACAGGTCCGGGGCGGCATCGCCGGCTTCCTGGACCGGCGGCGGGCCCGGCGCGAGGTCACCGAGGTGTCCGAGCGCTACAACCTGCGGGTCGACCCGGACGCGGTGATCGAAGACCTGCCGGTCGGCATCCAGCAACGAGTCGAGATCGTCAAGGCGCTCACCCGCGACGTCGACCTGCTCATCCTGGACGAGCCGACCGCGGTGCTCACCCCCCAGGAGACCGAGGAGCTGCTGACTGTCATGCGGTCGCTCAAGGCGGCCGGCAAGTCGATCGTCTTCATCACCCACAAGCTCGGCGAGGTCAAGGCCATCGCCGACCGGATCACCGTGATCCGACGCGGAAAGACCGTCGGCACCGCCTCGCCCGAGGCCAGCCGGGACGAGCTGGCCGCCCTGATGGTCGGGCGCAACGTCCGGCTCACAGTGGACAAGACCCCGGCCACGCCGGGCGAGCCCGTGCTGGAGGTGGCCGGGCTCGTGGTCGACGACGACCGGCAGATCCGCGCGGTCGACGGTGTGGACCTGACCGTGCGCGCGGGTGAGGTGCTCGGCGTGGCGGGCGTACAGGGCAACGGTCAGACCGAGCTGATCGAGGCGGTCATGGGGCTGCGCCCGGTGCTCGCCGGCACGATCAGCCTGGCCGGTGACCGGATCGACGGCTGGAAGCCCAAGAAGGTGCTCCGGGCGGGCGTCGGCTACGTGCCCGAGGACCGCAGCGTGGACGGCCTGGTCAAGGAGTTCAGCGTCGCGGAGAACCTGGTGCTGGACATCTACGACCGGCCGCCGTTCGGTGCCGGGCTCGCGCTGAAGCCGGACGCGATCGCCGCCTCGGCGAAGGAGCGGATCGAGCAGTTCGACGTCCGCACCTCATCGGCCGACGCGGCGGTGGGCACCCTCTCCGGCGGCAACCAGCAGAAAGTGATCGTGGCCCGGGAGCTGTCCCGGCCACTGAAGCTCCTCATCGCCGCCCAGCCGACCCGTGGCGTCGACGTCGGGTCGATCGAGTTCATCCACAGTCAGATCATCCACGAACGGGACATCGGCACCGCCGTCATGGTGGTCTCCAGCGAACTCGACGAGGTGATCGGGTTGGCCGACCGGATCGCGGTGATGTACCGCGGTCGGATCATCGGCATCGTCGGCCCGGACACCCCGCGTGAGGAGATCGGCCTGCTGATGGCCGGCATCAGCCCGGACGCGGCCCACGAGCGCAACACGGACGCCGTGCCCGGCGACGGGCCGGCCACCGACGGGAGCCCGGCGAGCGACCCGGGCTCCGCGAGCGAGGACGAGGCATGA
- a CDS encoding ABC transporter permease: protein MTNPNPQSGSPDKEPASEAQAAQNALGNTERAEVATEPDRSVAKPGPEPEPEPSLGRLFLDNLWAANTFTVTLLSLVLAIVVGAVLMIISDPEVLSTYSYITSRPSDALNSSWTLVSEAYANLFKGSVFDPEAFSGWLDGANGWQPVLAPISETLTYAAPLVFTGLSVALAFRGGLFNIGAQGQATIGVIMAALAGFLLPLPPGLHLLVAVLAGALGGAIWGFIPGILKARAGAHEVINTIMLNYVATYFLTWLIVQNGVQDPNRTDAISKAVDTSAQLPRLLGDNLRVHAGILLAVLATWAVAWLLNRSTLGFELRAVGANPDAARTAGISVTRTYILIMVFAGILAGLGGSNMVLGSTASALTPLVVAQIGFDGILVALLGRVKPWGVLLAALLFGALQAGGNRMQSYSGISLELVTVLQALIVIFIAAPALVKAIFQLRAARAARLQTSLAKGW, encoded by the coding sequence ATGACCAACCCCAATCCGCAGTCCGGCTCGCCGGACAAGGAGCCGGCGAGCGAGGCGCAGGCCGCGCAGAACGCGCTCGGCAACACCGAACGGGCCGAGGTGGCGACCGAGCCGGACCGCTCGGTGGCGAAGCCGGGCCCGGAGCCGGAGCCGGAGCCGAGCCTCGGCCGGTTGTTCCTGGACAACCTCTGGGCGGCCAACACCTTCACTGTGACCCTGCTGTCGCTGGTGCTGGCGATCGTGGTCGGCGCGGTGCTGATGATCATCTCTGATCCTGAGGTGCTCTCCACCTACTCGTACATCACCTCCCGGCCGTCCGACGCGCTCAACTCCAGCTGGACGCTCGTCAGCGAGGCGTACGCGAACCTGTTCAAGGGCTCGGTCTTCGACCCCGAGGCGTTCTCCGGCTGGTTGGACGGCGCCAACGGCTGGCAGCCAGTGCTCGCGCCGATCTCGGAGACGCTGACCTACGCGGCGCCGCTGGTCTTCACCGGTCTGTCGGTGGCGCTGGCCTTCCGGGGCGGCCTGTTCAACATCGGTGCCCAGGGCCAGGCCACCATCGGCGTGATCATGGCGGCGCTGGCCGGCTTCCTGCTGCCGCTGCCGCCCGGCCTGCACCTGCTGGTGGCGGTGCTGGCCGGCGCGCTGGGTGGAGCGATCTGGGGTTTCATCCCCGGCATCCTCAAGGCCCGTGCCGGCGCGCACGAGGTGATCAACACGATCATGCTCAACTACGTCGCCACGTACTTCCTCACCTGGCTGATCGTGCAGAACGGCGTGCAGGACCCGAACCGTACCGACGCGATCAGCAAGGCGGTGGACACCTCCGCCCAGCTGCCCCGACTGCTCGGCGACAACCTGCGGGTGCACGCCGGCATCCTGCTCGCCGTGCTGGCCACCTGGGCGGTCGCCTGGCTGCTCAACCGCTCGACGCTCGGCTTCGAGCTGCGCGCGGTCGGCGCCAACCCGGACGCCGCCCGGACCGCCGGCATCAGCGTCACCCGGACGTACATACTGATCATGGTCTTCGCCGGAATCCTGGCCGGCCTCGGCGGCTCGAACATGGTGCTCGGCTCGACCGCCAGCGCGTTGACCCCGCTGGTGGTCGCGCAGATCGGCTTCGACGGCATCCTGGTGGCGCTGCTCGGGCGGGTGAAGCCCTGGGGGGTGCTGCTCGCCGCGCTGCTGTTCGGGGCGCTGCAGGCCGGTGGTAACCGGATGCAGTCGTACTCCGGGATCTCGCTGGAGTTGGTGACAGTGCTCCAGGCGCTGATCGTCATCTTCATCGCCGCGCCGGCACTGGTGAAGGCGATCTTCCAGCTCCGGGCCGCACGTGCCGCCCGGTTGCAGACGAGCCTGGCGAAGGGCTGGTAA
- a CDS encoding ABC transporter permease → MSTMAVPDIAVAPVDEGFWTRSRKVGLTLLGLGLLSAVLFGALATDQQARFTLSDDAAGAALEINGTIGAILFGIITIAAGAALLAGVPKRWFLPVLGVGLVGFVLSFLCWQVSAAPAGQNFMPLVNIIRGTFILALPLIFGALAGVLCERSGVVNVAIEGQLLMGAFSGALFGSISGSVWVGLVAAAIGGAFISLLLAVFAIRYLVDQVVMGIVLNLLAVGVTGFLYERLMQTDAEKYNSAPRFSNWEIPLLKDIPVLGPALFRGNIFLYLGLVLVLVIHIGLFRTRWGLRTRSVGEHPIAADTLGVKVLRVRYRNVLLAGVVAGIGGASYTLALYSFTKNMIGGKGFIALAALIFGRWNPTGALLAALFFGFADQLATYLGAISSSIPSQFLAMLPYLATILAVAGLVGRVRAPAADGKPYIKG, encoded by the coding sequence ATGTCCACCATGGCTGTCCCCGACATCGCCGTCGCCCCGGTCGACGAGGGCTTCTGGACCCGCAGCCGCAAGGTCGGCCTCACGTTGCTGGGGCTCGGCCTGCTGTCCGCGGTGCTCTTCGGCGCACTCGCCACCGACCAGCAGGCCCGGTTCACGCTCAGCGACGACGCGGCCGGCGCCGCACTGGAGATCAACGGCACGATCGGGGCGATCCTGTTCGGGATCATCACGATCGCCGCCGGCGCGGCGCTGCTCGCCGGGGTGCCGAAGCGCTGGTTCCTTCCGGTGCTCGGCGTCGGGCTCGTCGGTTTCGTGCTGTCGTTCCTCTGCTGGCAGGTCTCCGCCGCGCCGGCCGGGCAGAACTTCATGCCACTGGTCAACATCATCCGGGGCACGTTCATCCTGGCCCTGCCGCTGATCTTCGGCGCGCTCGCCGGGGTGCTCTGCGAACGCTCCGGCGTGGTCAACGTGGCCATCGAGGGCCAGCTGCTGATGGGCGCGTTCAGCGGGGCCCTGTTCGGCAGCATCTCCGGCAGCGTCTGGGTCGGCCTGGTCGCCGCCGCCATCGGCGGCGCGTTCATCTCGCTGCTGCTGGCCGTCTTCGCGATCCGCTACCTGGTCGACCAGGTCGTCATGGGCATCGTGCTGAACCTGCTGGCTGTCGGCGTCACCGGCTTCCTCTACGAGCGGCTGATGCAGACCGACGCGGAGAAGTACAACAGTGCGCCCCGCTTCAGCAACTGGGAGATCCCGCTGCTGAAGGACATCCCGGTGCTCGGGCCGGCGCTGTTCCGCGGCAACATCTTCCTCTACCTCGGGCTGGTCCTGGTGCTGGTGATCCACATCGGGTTGTTCCGTACCCGGTGGGGGCTGCGGACCCGATCGGTCGGCGAGCACCCGATCGCCGCCGACACTCTCGGCGTCAAGGTGCTGCGGGTCCGCTACCGCAACGTGCTGCTGGCCGGCGTGGTCGCCGGCATCGGCGGGGCGTCCTACACGCTGGCGCTCTACTCGTTCACCAAGAACATGATCGGCGGTAAGGGCTTCATCGCCCTGGCCGCGCTGATCTTCGGCCGGTGGAACCCGACCGGGGCGCTGCTCGCCGCGCTCTTCTTCGGCTTCGCCGACCAGCTCGCCACCTACCTGGGCGCGATCAGCAGCTCCATCCCCAGCCAGTTCCTGGCCATGCTGCCCTACCTGGCGACCATCCTGGCCGTCGCCGGGCTGGTCGGCCGGGTCCGGGCACCGGCCGCCGACGGCAAGCCGTACATCAAGGGCTGA
- a CDS encoding cytidine deaminase gives MTDIDWAQLRAAATEAMRHAYAPYSTFPVGAAALVDDGRVVVGCNVENAAYGVTLCAECGVVSSLHATGGGRLVALSCVDATGEPLMPCGRCRQLLWEHGGPDCLIESKTRPLRMAELLPHAFGVEDLEAVTGETPVPVVPERLAAWRGRGTVFVHPDMSAGQQVWTAYWERSAGDDADAETGVLEEAPSWDDPAEAITWGLARTPRVVVVDETGTIFWAGEGEPPLEIPVRWAAG, from the coding sequence ATGACGGACATTGACTGGGCGCAGTTGCGCGCCGCCGCCACCGAGGCGATGCGGCACGCGTACGCGCCGTACTCGACGTTCCCGGTCGGCGCGGCCGCGCTGGTCGACGACGGCCGGGTGGTGGTCGGCTGCAACGTGGAGAACGCCGCGTACGGTGTGACGCTCTGCGCCGAGTGCGGCGTCGTGTCCAGCCTGCACGCCACCGGCGGCGGTCGGCTCGTCGCGCTCTCCTGCGTCGACGCGACAGGCGAGCCGTTGATGCCGTGCGGCCGCTGCCGGCAGCTGCTCTGGGAGCACGGCGGGCCGGACTGCCTGATCGAGAGCAAGACCCGGCCACTGCGGATGGCCGAGCTGCTGCCGCACGCCTTCGGCGTGGAGGACCTGGAGGCGGTCACCGGCGAGACGCCGGTGCCGGTGGTCCCGGAGCGGCTCGCCGCCTGGCGCGGGCGCGGCACCGTCTTCGTGCACCCGGACATGTCCGCCGGCCAGCAGGTCTGGACGGCGTACTGGGAGCGGTCGGCCGGCGACGACGCCGACGCCGAGACCGGCGTGCTGGAGGAGGCGCCGAGCTGGGACGACCCGGCCGAGGCGATCACCTGGGGCCTGGCCCGGACGCCCCGGGTGGTCGTGGTCGACGAGACCGGCACCATCTTCTGGGCCGGCGAGGGTGAGCCGCCGTTGGAGATCCCGGTGCGGTGGGCTGCTGGTTGA